Proteins encoded in a region of the Fusarium falciforme chromosome 6, complete sequence genome:
- a CDS encoding Zinc knuckle domain containing protein — MSSLSRRACYKCGNVGHYAEVCSSAERLCYNCRICKQPGHESNGCPLPRTTEAKQCYHCQGLGHVQADCPTLRLSGTGTSGRCYNCGQPGHLARACPNPVGPALGRGAPMGRGGFAGGYGRGGFAGGPRPATCYKCGGPNHFARDCQAQAMKCYACGKLGHISRDCTAPNGGPLNTAGKTCYQCGEAGHISRDCPQKNAPGEIPPEVDLSNVPAPPVAPIAPVA, encoded by the exons ATGTCTTCTCTTTCTCGACGTGCTTGCTACAAGTGTGGCAATGTTGGCCACTATGCTGAGGTCTGCTCCTCTGCTGAGCGACTTTGCTACAACTGTAGGATTT GCAAGCAGCCTG GCCACGAGTCCAACGGCTGCCCTCTTCCCCGTACCACCGAGGCTAAGCAGTGCTACCACTGCCAGGGTCTGGGCCACGTCCAGGCTGACTGCCCTACTCTCCGCCTGAGCGGTACTGGCACCAGCGGCCGCTGCTACAACTGCGGCCAGCCTGGTCACCTTGCT CGCGCCTGCCCTAACCCTGTTGGCCCTGCTCTTGGCCGTGGCGCCCCCATGGGCCGCGGCGGCTTCGCCGGTGGCTACGGCCGTGGTGGTTTCGCTGGCGGCCCCCGTCCCGCTACTTGCTACAAGTGCGGTGGCCCCAACCACTTTGCCCGTGACTGCCAGGCTCAGGCCATGAAGTGCTACGCCTGCGGCAAGCTCGGCCACATCTCCCGGGACTGCACTGCTCCCAACGGTGGCCCTCTTAACACTGCTGGCAAGACCTGCTACCAGTGCGGCGAGGCCGGTCACATCTCTCGGGACTGCCCTCAGAAGAATGCCCCCGGCGAGATCCCTCCCGAGGTTGATCTGAGCAACGTCCCTGCTCCCCCTGTTGCTCCTATTGCCCCCGTGGCTTAA
- a CDS encoding Calpain catalytic domain-containing protein, whose protein sequence is MSSSSSSSSRSSSPNRSFAEIAAGADLGDRSKVTPQHVIDKFWGKFTTKNPGKATTVIPSNTYIQAAAKRGNRVTASTTDASYEEAAATCRAKVEKIVKECRRINKKYRDPHFDIEADLKFGQNDCLQSLSNVEDSTPGLDMQPQSVKRVGDIFDKPCFYIDGPTTSDIRQGRNGDCWLMAALCTLSNKPGLIERLCVAHDQAVGVYGFVFYRDGEWISEIVDDYLYLTKPDYDESYLDRVLFDNVERLDPEEAYRRIYQSNSGSLYFAQCQHPQETWLPLLEKCYAKAHGDYAAIEGGYGGEGIEDLTGGVSSELFANDILDKDYFWNEELLKVNKEFLFSCWTGVWGTGWGDRKGIIELHAYSIQKAVEIDGKRLLKLKNPWGKGEWNGPWSDGSKEWTPEWLTKLDHRFGDDGDFWISYEDLLRKYQSFDRTRLFTPEWRVTQVWTTLSVPWALDYHDTHFSFTITKPGPVVIVLAQLDDRYFRGLEGQYRFELTFRVHKAGKSDYVVRSQTPYRMTRSTNVELELEAGDYEVRVKINATRNESVFPIEKVIKQNAKSRREKLLRIGLTYDLGHCKGRFVETLEEKAARKAHEAELKKKKKDRIRKKLLKDREAAHYLATKEWAWAEHRRLKKREKAKLKKAEKKLKKEARKAEKAAARAEKAALEAQAAAEAAEKEVAEKKEKEEKEAESTDKTEKVETTPSSEEKKVESKEEESKPQEPLTPESTADDDVEEKDEEKGDNEEEAKEEEKEENEEKAEEGDDEKEKAEESESESEEESDTDDGAASSVGSLRDLSEREIQIAVDTYTGDIPSDSESSDSSSSDSDTNEGDDAEKDPWNAVVVAGIRIFHKSLGDDDEDGSSLNLKVIRPIPYGKDNDKVDVENKGKSTKCNTKVLDVDDSAKDATLIGDKKEKIRFIKGEGRRTFTL, encoded by the exons atgtcttcctcctcctcttcctcttcgagGTCATCGTCGCCCAACAGATCTTTTGCAGAGAtcgctgctggtgctgacTTGGGCGACCGCTCAAAGGTTACGCCGCAGCATGTGATTGACAAGTTCTGGGGCAAATTCACCACCAAGAACCCGGGCAAGG CTACAACCGTCATCCCATCCAACACCTACATCcaggctgctgccaagaGAGGCAACAGAGTGACCGCCAGCACCACAGATGCTTCTTACGAAGAGGCTGCGGCCACGTGCCGagccaaggtcgagaagaTTGTCAAGGAGTGCCGTCGCATCAACAAGAAGTATCGCGATCCCCACTTTGACATTGAGGCCGATCTCAAGTTTGGTCAAAATGACTGTCTTCAATCGCTCTCAAACGTCGAGGACTCCACGCCCGGTCTTGACATGCAGCCTCAGAGCGTCAAGCGTGTCGGTGACATCTTTGACAAGCCCTGCTTCTACATTGACGGACCTACTACGAGTGACATTAGACAGGGCCGTAATGGTGACTGCTGGCTTATGGCTGCTCTTTGCACTCTGAGCAACAAGCCTGGTCTCATTGAGAGGCTTTGCGTTGCTCATGACCAAGCTGTCGGTGTCTATGGTTTCGTCTTTTACCGTGACGGCGAGTGGATCTCGGAGATTGTCGACGACTAT CTCTATCTGACCAAGCCCGACTATGACGAGAGCTATCTGGATCGAGTCTTGTTTGATAATGTTGAGCGCCTCGATCCAGAGGAGGCATACCGCCGGATCTATCAGTCTAACAGCGGCTCTCTCTACTTTGCACAGTGCCAGCATCCCCAGGAGACCTGGCTGCCCCTTCTTGAGAAGTGCTATGCCAAGGCCCACGGAGACTATGCCGCCATCGAAGGTGGCTATGGTGGCGAGGGTATTGAAGATCTTACTGGCGGTGTCAGCAGCGAGCTCTTTGCCAACGATATCCTGGACAAG GATTACTTCTGGAAtgaggagctcctcaaggtTAACAAAGAGTTCCTCTTCAGCTGCTGGACTGGCGTCTGGGGCACTGGCTGGGGTGACCGAAAGGGCATCATCGAGCTTCACGCCTACTCAATCCAGAAGGCTGTTGAGATTGACGGAAAGCGtctgctcaagctcaagaaccCCTGGGGCAAGGGAGAATGGAACGGCCCGTGGA GTGATGGATCCAAGGAATGGACCCCCGAGTGGCTTACCAAGCTCGACCACCGCTTCGGCGACGACGGAGACTTTTGGATTTCGTACGAGGACCTACTTAGAAAGTACCAGTCCTTCGATCGAACCCGTCTGTTCACCCCTGAGTGGCGCGTCACTCAGGTCTGGACTACTCTCTCCGTCCCTTGGGCGCTCGATTACCACGACACCCACTTCTccttcaccatcaccaagcccGGTCCCGTTGTCATTGTTCTGGCTCAGCTTGACGACCGATACTTCCGAGGTCTCGAGGGCCAGTACCGCTTTGAGCTGACATTCCGTGTTCACAAGGCTGGCAAGTCGGACTATGTTGTCCGCAGCCAGACGCCCTACCGGATGACACGATCCACCAACGTCGAGCTTGAACTTGAGGCTGGCGACTACGAAGTCCGCGTCAAGATCAACGCCACTCGCAACGAGTCAGTCTTCCCCATTGAGAAGGTCATCAAGCAAAACGCCAAGTCCCGCCGTGAGAAGCTCCTCCGCATTGGTCTCACCTATGACCTCGGCCACTGCAAGGGCAGATTCGTCGAAaccctcgaggagaaggcggcTCGCAAGGCGCACGAGGcggagctcaagaagaagaagaaggacagaATCAGgaagaagctcctcaaggacCGAGAGGCGGCCCACTACTTGGCCACCAAGGAGTGGGCGTGGGCAGAGCACAGACggctgaagaagagggagaaggctAAGCTTAagaaggctgagaagaagcttAAGAAGGAGGCCCGaaaggctgagaaggccgCTGCTCGAGCTGAGAAGGCTGCCCTGGAGGCtcaggctgctgctgaggccgCAGAGAAGGAGGttgcagagaagaaggagaaagaagagaaggaagccgAGTCCACCGACAAGACCGAGAAGGTAGAGACCACCCCCAGctctgaggagaagaaggttgaGTCTAAGGAAGAGGAGTCGAAGCCACAGGAGCCTCTTACTCCCGAATCTACtgccgatgatgatgtcgaagagaaggacgaggagaagggtgacaacgaggaggaggccaaggaagaggagaaggaagaaaacGAGGAaaaggcggaggagggagatgacgagaaggagaaggccgaggagtcCGAGTCCGAGTCGGAAGAGGAGAGCGACACCGATGACGGTGCCGCCTCTAGCGTCGGTTCCCTCCGTGACCTTTCCGAACGCGAAATCCAGATCGCCGTCGACACGTACACCGGAGACATTCCCTCCGACTCAGAGTCCAgcgactcctcctcctccgactcTGACACAaacgagggcgacgacgccGAGAAAGACCCCTGGAACGCCGTCGTGGTCGCCGGTATCCGCATCTTCCACAAGAGcctcggcgacgacgatgaggacggcagctccctcaacctcaaggTGATCCGACCCATCCCCTACGGCAAAGACAACGACAAGGTCGACGTGGAGAACAAGGGCAAGTCGACCAAGTGCAACACAAAGGTCCTGGACGTGGACGACAGCGCCAAGGATGCTACGCTCATTggggacaagaaggagaagatcaGGTTCATCAAGGGAGAGGGACGTAGGACTTTTACGCTGTAA
- a CDS encoding MFS domain-containing protein: protein MNTLRRASLTKPEEEGKAWPAIAIGMFVAFGGVLYGYDTGTISGILAMPYWQRLFSTGWRDSDGDLNITTSQESGIVSILSAGTFFGALSSPFMTDYIGRRPGLMIATWVFNLGVALQTAATAIPMFLAGRFFAGFGVGQISAIIPLYQSETAPKWIRGAIVGAYQWAITIGLLLAAIVNNATSKRNDTGSYRIPIAVQFAYSLILFGGMCILPETPRFLIKQDRHDEAAKALGRIRRLPQDHPAIQSELTEVRANHEYEKSLGKASYLDCFKPPILKRQFTGMALQALQQLTGINFIFYYGTKYFENSGISSGFVISMITSAINVASTIPGMYAIDKWGRRPLLFWGAVGMCVSQFIVAMSGTFSTGQNDNGTIFVKNLAGQKAAVSFVCIYIFFFASTWGPLAWVVTGEIFPLKTRAKSLSMTTATNWLLNWAIAYSTPYLVDFGPGKANLQSKIFFIWFGCCFICIAFVYFFIYETKGLSLEEVDQLYDEVSVARKSTKWKPTESWEHRQSVSGRGGKMFGNEHGEVTHDEKNETV from the exons ATGAATACTCTTCGAAGAGCATCCCTCAccaagcccgaggaggagggcaaggcaTGGCCTGCCATCGCCATTGGCATGTTTGTTGCCTTTGGTGGTGTCCTCTACGG CTATGATACTGGTACCATCTCTGGTATCCTTGCCATGCCCTATTGGCAACGCCTCTTCAGCACCGGCTGGCGAGACTCGGACGGCGacctcaacatcaccacaTCCCAAGAGTCTGGCATCGTCTCCATTCTGTCTGCTGGCACCTTCTTCGGcgccctctcttctccctttATGACTGATTACATCGGTCGTCGCCCCGGTTTGATGATTGCCACCTGGGTCTTCAACCTAGGTGTGGCACTTCAGACTGCTGCTACTGCTATCCCCATGTTCCTTGCTGGACGATTCTTTGCCGGCTTTGGCGTTGGTCAAATCTCAGCCATCA TCCCCCTCTACCAGTCCGAAACAGCCCCCAAGTGGATTCGCGGCGCCATCGTAGGAGCCTACCAATGGGCCATCACGATCggtctcctcctcgccgccatcgtcaACAACGCCACATCCAAGCGCAACGACACGGGCTCCTACCGCATCCCCATCGCCGTCCAGTTTGCCTACTCCCTCATCCTCTTTGGCGGAATGTGCATCCTCCCCGAGACGCCCCGCTTCCTCATCAAGCAAGACCGACACGAcgaggccgccaaggccCTGGGCAGAATTCGACGACTGCCCCAGGACCATCCTGCTATTCAGTCCGAGCTCACGGAAGTGAGGGCGAACCACGAGTATGAAAAGTCGCTTGGAAAGGCTTCTTATCTCGACTGCTTCAAGCCTCCTATTCTGAAGCGCCAGTTTACTGGTATGGCTCTGCAGGCTCTTCAGCAACTCACTGGCATCAACTTTATC TTCTACTATGGCACCAAGTACTTTGAGAATTCTGGCATCTCCAGCGGCTTCGTCATTTCCATGATCACATCAGCCATCAACGTCGCCTCCACCATCCCCGGCATGTACGCCATCGATAAATGGGGTCGTcgccctcttctcttctgggGCGCTGTCGGCATGTGTGTCTCCCAGTTCATCGTCGCCATGTCAGGTACATTCTCGACCGGTCAGAACGACAACGGCACAATCTTTGTCAAGAACCTCGCTGGACAAAAGGCAGCCGTGTCTTTCGTGTGCATctacatcttcttcttcgcctcCACATGGGGTCCCCTTGCTTGGGTCGTCACCGGCGAGATCTTCCCCCTCAAGACCCGTGCCAAGTCTCTCAGTATGACCACTGCGACCAACTGGCTCCTCAACTGGGCAATTGCCTACTCAACCCCCTACCTCGTCGACTTTGGTCCCGGCAAGGCCAACCTCCAGAGCaagatcttcttcatctggtTCGGCTGCTGCTTCATCTGCATCGCCTTTGTCTACTTCTTCATCTACGAGACCAAGGGTCTCTCCCTCGAAGAGGTCGACCAGCTCTACGACGAGGTCAGCGTGGCTCGCAAGTCCACGAAGTGGAAGCCCACAGAGTCCTGGGAGCACCGCCAGAGTGTGTCTGGGCGCGGTGGAAAGATGTTTGGAAATGAGCACGGCGAAGTCACACACGATGAGAAGAACGAGACTGTTTAA
- a CDS encoding Oligosaccharide translocation protein RFT1 — MSPSSKPQGADSPPQSASMLKGASLLIILQLASRLITFVANQLLLRYLTAPLLGLSTQLEVYYLSVLFFAHESLRVAIQRQGTVGNTTKSSDTARVESQAVVNLGYLAIGLGSVVSLVLGWMYLAFPSGAAVSTPYLVESLYLYGLAAMVELLSEPCFVLMQMRLQFGTRAAAESIATFLRCIVVFSSAVWASKQQKDIGVLPFALGQMTYGASLLLVYLISGYQLASTIGFSILPKAVSTKDGRFWGSYFDRQTMSLAGSMMAQSVVKHLLTQGDTFLVSLLATAEVQGAYALANNYGGLLARLLFQPVEESSRSYFSRLLSSPAASPSGGDGEKQSAKPSPAVNEAKQNLRTLLRLYILLSSIIINIGPFAAPPLLAIVAGKRWIGSGAGDVLAAYCFYIPFLALNGLTESFVASVATEAEVHQQSGWMGAFSVAFAASAFLFMWVFPLGAIGLVLANIINMACRIVWSGAFIKRYFKKHGTDFEIKTLLPEGSVTFSLATAILLKQLKVLDSAEDRPIKSLIKVAASAVPLLLLMYFVL, encoded by the exons ATGTCACCATCTTCAAAACCCCAAGGCGCGGACTCACCCCCTCAGAGCGCCTCCATGCTCAAGGGCGCttccctcctcatcatcctccagcTCGCATCGCGCCTCATCACCTTTGTCGCCAACCAGCTCCTCCTGCGCTACCTCACCGCGCCACTCCTAGGTCTATCCACGCAGCTGGAGGTCTACTACCTCTCTGTTCTCTTTTTCGCCCATGAGAGTCTCCGCGTGGCTATTCAACGGCAAGGCACAGTGGGAAACACCACGAAAAGCAGTGACACAGCGAGGGTTGAGAGCCAGGCTGTCGTGAACCTCGGATATCTCGCCATTGGCCTGGGAAGCGTCGTCAGTCTCGTCCTAGGATGGATGTATCTCGCGTTTCCGAGCGGTGCGGCTGTCTCAACGCCGTATCTCGTCGAGTCGTTGTATCTCTACGGCCTAGCAGCAATGGTTGAGCTGCTCTCTGAGCCTTGCTTTGTCCTCATGCAGATGCGTCTCCAGTTTGGCACGCGAGCAGCCGCAGAGTCCATCGCCACATTTCTACGATGCATTGTTGTTTTTAGCTCTGCAGTCTGGGCATCGAAGCAGCAGAAAGATATCGGTGTTCTCCCTTTCGCCCTTGGCCAGATGACTTATGGCGCATCCCTACTCCTTGTCTATCTCATCTCTGGATATCAGCTCGCGTCTACGATCGGCTTCTCTATTCTTCCCAAAGCTGTTTCAACCAAGGATGGTCGCTTCTGGGGATCCTACTTTGACCGGCAAACTATGAGTCTTGCTGGGAGCATGATGGCTCAGAGCGTGGTGAAGCATCTCCTAACACAAGGCGACACGTTCCTCGTTTCTCTGCTCGCCACTGCCGAGGTTCAAGGCGCATATGCTCTCGCCAACAACTATGGCGGTCTTTTGGCGCGTCTACTCTTTCAGCCGGTCGAGGAGAGCAGCCGCAGTTACTTTTCTCGCCTCTTGTCGTCTCCTGCAGCAAGCCCTTCCGGTGGAGATGGTGAAAAGCAATCTGCAAAGCCCTCACCAGCTGTGAATGAAGCAAAGCAAAACCTACGGACTCTCCTCCGACTCTACATCCTTCTCTCATCTATAATCATCAACATCGGACCCTTCGccgctcctcctcttcttgccATCGTGGCCGGCAAGCGATGGATCGGCTCAGGGGCTGGCGACGTACTCGCAGCATACTGCTTCTACATCCCcttcctcgccctcaacGGCCTCACAGAGTCATTCGTGGCATCCGTCGCCACAGAAGCAGAGGTCCACCAGCAATCTGGTTGGATGGGCGCTTTCTCCGTCGCCTTTGCTGCCTCAGCATTCCTCTTCATGTGGGTATTCCCTCTGGGTGCCATCGGTCTCGTGCTagccaacatcatcaacatggcATGCCGCATCGTCTGGAGCGGCGCATTCATCAAGCGATACTTCAAGAAACACGGGACCGATTTCGAAATCAAGACATTGCTCCCGGAGGGTTCAGTGACCTTCTCCCTTGCCACAGCTATACTTCTCAAGCAACTCAAGGTCCTCGACAGCGCAGAGGACCGACCCATCAAATCTCTCATCAAGgtcgccgcctcggccgtccCATTATTGCTCCTCATGTAC TTTGTTCTTTGA
- a CDS encoding ATP-dependent RNA helicase DBP3, with product MAATKHLLAESEENGVDRPSKKTKIADADEKARLKKEKKERKEKKREKKRKAEEAAEASAEKADDSEAERAAEKERKKAKKEKKKEKKLKAAEAEAEEPAEQNGDVSEEAPKEKKSKKDKKTSKSSSVSNGDAPVKGAYSQTISLSSVPQADIDNFLSTNQIVITDPKSETVSLRPVLEFHHLPATNLLEKKPSPFANYKAPTPIQAASWPFTLSARDVIGVAETGSGKTMAFALPCVEAVSAISGKGTKAVVVSPTRELAMQTHTQMAQVAALNGLKCVCLFGGASKDDQRAQLRRGADIIVATPGRLKDFMSDDTVDLSQAAFVVLDEADRMLDKGFEEDIKQILGSCPPREQRQTLMFTATWPQSVQSLASSFMVSPVKITIGSSGKETAGGAVELQANSRISQTVEVLEPREKEFRLLQLLKEHQQGKQKNDRILVFCLYKKEATRVENFLSRKGVRVCGIHGDLRQEQRTKSLEAFKTGVTPVLVATDVAARGLDIPEVKLVINVTFPLTIEDYVHRIGRTGRAGKTGQAITFFTVEDKSHSGSLVNILRGANQPVPEDLLKFGTTVKKKAHDMYGAFFKDVDMNQKATKITFD from the exons ATGGCTGCAACAAAGCATCTCCTCGCCGAGAGCGAGGAAAACGGCGTCGACCGCCCctccaagaagaccaagatcgccgacgccgacgagaaggcccgcttgaagaaggagaagaaggagcgcaaggagaagaagagggagaagaagcgcaaggccgaggaggccgccGAGGCTAGCGCTGAGAAGGCTGACGACTCTGAGGCTGAGCGCGCTGCTGAGAAGGAgcgcaagaaggccaagaaggagaagaagaaggagaagaagctcaaggccgctgaggctgaggctgaggagcctGCTGAGCAGAATGGCGATGTCTCTGAGGAGGcgcccaaggagaagaagtctaagaaggacaagaagacgTCCAAGTCTTCTTCTGTGTCGAATGGCGACGCCCCCGTCAAGGGCGCCTACTCCCAGACCATCAGCCTCTCCAGCGTTCCTCAAGCCGACATTGACAACTTCCTCTCCACCAACCAGATCGTCATCACCGACCCCAAGTCCGAAACCGTTTCCCTCCGACCTGTTTTGGAGTTCCACCACCTCCCCGCTACGAacctcctcgagaagaagccttCACCTTTCGCCAACTACAAGGCCCCCACCCCCATCCAGGCCGCCTCATGGCCCTTCACTCTGTCTGCCCGTGACGTGATAGGAGTTGCCGAGACGGGTTCCGGCAAGACGATGGCCTTTGCGCTGCCCTGTGTTGAGGCTGTTTCGGCGATTAGCGGAAAGGGCACCAAGGCTGTTGTTGTCTCGCCCACGCGAGAGCTTGCCATGCAGACCCATACCCAGATGGCTCAGGTCGCTGCTCTGAACGGTCTCAAGTGCGTGTGTCTCTTTGGAGGCGCTTCCAAGGATGACCAGCGTGCGCAGCTCCGCCGCGGCGCCGACATCATTGTCGCTACTCCCGGACGTCTCAAGGACTTTATGTCTGATGACACCGTGGATCTTAGCCAAGCCGCCTTTGTCGTCCTCGATGAGGCTGACCGTATGCTTGACAAGGGTTTCGAGGAGGACATTAAGCAGATTCTGGGCAGCTGCCCTCCTCGTGAGCAGCGCCAGACACTCATGTTCACTGCGACATGGCCCCAGTCAGTGCAGTCTCTTGCTTCATCCTTCATGGTCAGCCCCGTCAAGATCACCATTGGATCCAGCGGCAAGGAGACTGCGGGTGGCGCTGTCGAGCTGCAAGCCAACTCACGAATCTCACAAACcgtcgaggttcttgagccCAGGGAGAAGGAGTTCCGACTGCTGCAGCTCCTCAAGGAGCACCAGCAGGGCAAGCAGAAGAACGACCGTATCCTGGTGTTCTGTCTgtacaagaaggaggccacCCGTGTGGAGAACTTCCTGAGCCGCAAGGGAGTCCGCGTTTGTGGCATTCACGGCGATCTGCGACAGGAGCAGCGGACAAAGAGTCTCGAGGCGTTCAAGACTGGCGTGACTCCTGTTCTTGTTGCTACTGATGTTGCGGCCCGAGGTCTGGATATCCCCGAGGTCAAGCTGGTTATCAATGTCACA TTTCCCTTGACCATCGAGGATTACGTTCACCGTATTGGACGAACTGGCCGAGCTGGCAAGACTGGTCAGGCCATCACCTTCTTCACAGTGGAGGACAAGTCGCACTCTGGCTC CCTTGTCAACATTCTCCGAGGTGCCAACCAGCCCGTGCCTGAGGACCTGCTCAAGTTCGGAACCaccgtcaagaagaaggctcaCGACATGTACGGCGCCTTCTTCAAGGACGTCGATATGAACCAGAAGGCCACCAAGATCACGTTtgattaa
- a CDS encoding Ubiquitin carboxyl-terminal hydrolase, producing the protein MACPHLESIGLNPPTPAQSVYREDCTQCFDSIDDPAGLDVCLQCFNGGCAGDRMHNRLHAALKSHPLALNIRRTRKVVERDEPPAKMSKLAIAAETEEDRYDTALSVKCLECNTELDRTSPKLAPMVDSILKANTFSRKEEVKAWEQELTSCEHILMLQQHPSRKIEQGVLGHCYACDLKENLWLCLECGNLGCGRKQMGGVDGNSHALAHSNESGHGVAVKLGSITPEGTADIYCYKCDDERVDDNLGEHLAHWGIVLAERQKTEKSLTEMQIEQNLKWDFSMTTEDGKELVPLFGPSLTGLKNLGNSCYLASITQCLFDMSSFQERYFRPNDDLPIVQDPAEDLETQLRKIADGLLSGRYSKPDADVGGDGITHQKGLAPAMFKHLIGRGHEEFSTMRQQDAFELLQHLFKLITRSQHQGGLKDPTEPFRFALEQRLQCLGCKKVRYSSTEQDNIFIDVPLEKLPAEEGSDGQAAYKPVTLKECLDNFTATEKVELTCSACGSKDGFVKRSLFKTFPDTLVVNARKMTVVNWVPIKVDVPVIVPDEPFPLDSYLSQGLQPGEEQLPDEPEAKAPAFEPDATALAQLEAMGFPRNRCERALHATGNSDANAAMEWLFGHMEDPDIDAPLDLGGQSAGGDTADPEKIEMLGAMGFGAPQAKKALKETGGDVERAVEWLFSHPDDQGTFDDDAPAEGAASASKEPAGSATLPATFQLRSIVCHKGTSIHAGHYVAFIRKALGDANTPTWVLFNDEKVVEAHDVEEMRKFAYVYFFKRV; encoded by the exons ATGGCTTGTCCCCATCTCGAGTCGATCG GGCTCAACCCCCCTACTCCAGCTCAGTCTGTTTATCGCGAAGACTGTACTCAGTGTTTCGACTCGATT GATGACCCCGCCGGCCTCGATGTCTGCCTTCAGTGCTTCAACGGCGGCTGCGCCGGCGACCGCATGCACAACAGGCTCCACGCTGCCTTGAAAAGCCACCCTCTCGCCCTCAACATCCGCCGAACTCGAAAAGTCGTTGAACGAGATGAGCCACCTGCCAAAATGTCCAAGCTGGCCATCGCTGCTGAGACCGAGGAGGATCGATATGACACTGCCTTGTCCGTCAAGTGTCTCGAATGCAATACCGAGCTCGACCGAACAAGCCCGAAGCTCGCCCCCATGGTTGACAGCATTCTCAAGGCCAACACCTTTTCCCGAaaggaggaggtcaaggcttGGGAACAGGAGTTGACCAGCTGCGAGCACATCTTGATGCTTCAGCAGCATCCTTCGAGAAAGATTGAGCAAGGTGTCTTGGGCCACTGCTACGCATGCGACTTGAAGGAGAACCTCTGGCTGTGCCTGGAGTGTGGTAACCTGGGATGTGGTCGCAAGCAGAtgggtggtgttgatggaaaCTCGCATGCTCTGGCTCACTCGAACGAATCTGGTCACGGAGTCGCTGTCAAGCTCGGGTCCATCACCCCAGAGGGTACCGCAGACATCTACTGTTACAAGTGCGACGACGAGCGAGTCGATGACAACCTGGGCGAACATTTGGCCCACTGGGGCATCGTGCTAGCGGAGCGCCAAAAGACCGAGAAGAGCTTGACCGAGATGCAAATCGAGCAAAACCTCAAGTGGGACTTTAGCATGACGACCGAGGACGGCAAGGAGCTCGTCCCCCTTTTCGGCCCCAGCCTGACTGGCTTGAAGAACCTGGGAAACAGCTGTTATCTTGCCAGTATCACTCAGTGTCTTTTCGACATGTCCTCGTTCCAGGAGAGATATTTCCGACCGAACGATGATCTCCCCATCGTTCAGGATCCCGCAGAGGACTTGGAGACTCAACTACGAAAAATAGCCGATGGACTCTTGTCTGGAAGATACTCTAAGCCTGATGCCGACGTGGGTGGAGATGGCATCACTCATCAGAAGGGATTAGCGCCGGCCATGTTCAAGCATCTCATCGGCCGAGGACACGAAGAATTCTCCACCATGCGACAACAGGATGCATTTGAGTTACTGCAGCATCTCTTCAAGCTCATCACCcgatctcaacaccaaggtgGTCTCAAGGATCCTACAGAACCATTCCGTTTTGCCCTTGAGCAGCGTCTCCAGTGTTTGGGCTGCAAAAAGGTCAGGTATAGCAGCACTGAGCAAGACAACATCTTCATTGATGTTCCCCTGGAAAAACTCCCCGCCGAGGAGGGCTCAGATGGCCAGGCGGCATATAAGCCCGTGACTCTGAAGGAGTGTTTGGACAACTTTACAGCCACTGAGAAGGTCGAGCTGACCTGCTCTGCTTGCGGAAGCAAGGATGGCTTTGTCAAGCGATCCCTTTTCAAGACTTTCCCCGATACCCTGGTTGTCAACGCTCGAAAGATGACGGTGGTCAACTGGGTCCCGATCAAGGTTGACGTGCCAGTCATTGTCCCTGACGAGCCTTTCCCCCTGGATAGCTATCTATCACAGGGACTCCAGCCCGGAGAAGAGCAGCTGCCTGACGAGCCAGAGGCCAAAGCCCCGGCCTTTGAACCCGATGCGACAGCGCTCGCACAGCTGGAGGCAATGGGCTTCCCTCGTAACCGATGTGAGCGTGCTCTGCATGCTACCGGAAACTCGGATGCCAACGCCGCCATGGAGTGGCTCTTTGGACATATGGAGGACCCCGATATTGACGCTCCTCTCGATCTTGGTGGACAATCTGCTGGAGGTGATACTGCTGATCCTGAAAAGATTGAGATGCTCGGAGCCATGGGTTTCGGCGCTCctcaggccaagaaggcacTGAAGGAGACAGGCGGCGACGTTGAGCGCGCTGTTGAGTGGCTCTTTAGCCACCCAGATGACCAGGGAACCTTTGACGATGACGCTCCTGCTGAAGGAGCCGCATCGGCATCAAAGGAGCCTGCTGGAAGTGCAACACTCCCTGCGACTTTCCAACTTCGGTCGATTGTGTGCCACAAGGGCACAAGTATCCATGCTGG ACACTATGTTGCCTTTATCCGCAAGGCGCTGGGTGACGCCAACACCCCAACCTGGGTACTCTTCAACGACGAGAAGGTGGTGGAAGCGCATGATGTCGAGGAAATGCGCAAGTTTGCCTATGTGTACTTTTTCAAGCGGGTCTAG